Part of the Gammaproteobacteria bacterium genome is shown below.
GCTGCAGGCATCGGCGTTGCATGATGGCCAGTTCCAGCTCGGAGTGAAAACTGCAGGAAACGGGTTGGTAATCAGTCGTCATGGCGACGGATTTCGATTCGCAGCAATTCGTCCCGGCCGTTGACCAGGGTAGTGTAATGAATGGTCCGACAGCAAACCTTGCAGTCTTCGCGATATTCTTCGCTACCGGCTGACACGTCAATATTGCTTTCGAAGCGCTCGCCGCAATAGGGGCAGCGCACAGTCTGGCTCACGATCATGATAACTAGCGTAGCAGAGGTCCGGCCAATGTCTTGTTGGTGACGCCAATTTTTGTGCTTGCATCGGCGCGGCTTCCGGTCTATTCTGCATGAGAACATAGTGAGAACATCTTATGCTATCCGATCGTCAGCGCCAGATTTACCAGTTTATTCGAGACCACGTGGCTCGTTTTGGTGTAGCGCCTAAATTGCGCGAGATTGGTGATCATGTCGGCATCAATTCCCGCGGCACGGTGCATCGTCACGTTAAGGCGCTGGAGCAGGCAGGATTGATTGAGATCGATGCGGAGCAGTCCAGGGGTATTCAGTTGCTGGACCAGGAGGAGCAGCCTGCCGGTTTGCCATTGCTGGGCCGAATCGCTGCAGGTTGCCCGATTGAGGCCATTGCCGGCCAGGAACGCATCGACCTGGGCGGCTTTTTTATGGGTGCCGGTCGGT
Proteins encoded:
- a CDS encoding CPXCG motif-containing cysteine-rich protein, whose amino-acid sequence is MIVSQTVRCPYCGERFESNIDVSAGSEEYREDCKVCCRTIHYTTLVNGRDELLRIEIRRHDD
- the lexA gene encoding transcriptional repressor LexA, whose amino-acid sequence is MLSDRQRQIYQFIRDHVARFGVAPKLREIGDHVGINSRGTVHRHVKALEQAGLIEIDAEQSRGIQLLDQEEQPAGLPLLGRIAAGCPIEAIAGQERIDLGGFFMGAGRYVLKVQGDSMIDDGILDGDMVVVRHCDRAENGAIVVALIDNEEATLKRIYRNDDGTVTLQPANSAMAPMRYSGDRVTLQGVVVGQFRAYD